A genomic stretch from Nilaparvata lugens isolate BPH chromosome 8, ASM1435652v1, whole genome shotgun sequence includes:
- the LOC111056277 gene encoding uncharacterized protein LOC111056277 isoform X2, with protein MGDPDHPIQMEVDLIADGESGVAESMEVKKLLFSMPTKKRSTVRSTVWLHFDRVEGNGGKCKYCSSRLSCAGGSTGNLTRHIKSKHPDINMSSTSLVGEPMDPDHPIQVQVDVIADGKSSVAESMKVKKRKRKIVNNDVDMDNNPDLQFFKSLIPYMADFSAIQKLRIRSKIQQIILTEHVMCIDRA; from the exons ATGGGAGACCCCGATCATCCTATTCAGATGGAAGTGGATCTCATTGCCGATGGCGAATCTGGTGTGGCAGAGTCCATGGAGGTTAAAAAAC TCCTATTTTCAATGCCGACCaaaaaaagaagtactgtaagAAGTACTGTGTGGCTGCATTTCGATCGAGTAGAAGGAAATGGAGGAAAATGCAAATACTGTTCTTCAAG GTTAAGCTGTGCTGGTGGCTCCACAGGAAATCTAACCCGTCACATCAAGAGCAAGCACCCAGATATAAATATGTCAAGCACATCACTTGTTGGAGAACCCATGGACCCTGATCATCCCATACAGGTGCAAGTGGATGTCATTGCCGATGGCAAATCTAGTGTGGCAGAGTCCATGAAGGTTAAAAAACGTAAAAGAAAAATTGTCAACAATGATGTTGACATGGATAACAATCCTGATCTGCAGTTTTTCAAGAGTTTAATTCCGTATATGGCTGACTTCAGTGCAATTCAAAAACTACGAATTCGTTccaaaattcaacaaataattttaacaGAACATGTGATGTGTATTGATAGAGcataa
- the LOC111056277 gene encoding uncharacterized protein LOC111056277 isoform X5, protein MPTKKRSTVRSTVWLHFDRVEGNGGKCKYCSSRLSCAGGSTGNLTRHIKSKHPDINMSSTSLVGEPMDPDHPIQVQVDVIADGKSSVAESMKVKKRKRKIVNNDVDMDNNPDLQFFKSLIPYMADFSAIQKLRIRSKIQQIILTEHVMCIDRA, encoded by the exons ATGCCGACCaaaaaaagaagtactgtaagAAGTACTGTGTGGCTGCATTTCGATCGAGTAGAAGGAAATGGAGGAAAATGCAAATACTGTTCTTCAAG GTTAAGCTGTGCTGGTGGCTCCACAGGAAATCTAACCCGTCACATCAAGAGCAAGCACCCAGATATAAATATGTCAAGCACATCACTTGTTGGAGAACCCATGGACCCTGATCATCCCATACAGGTGCAAGTGGATGTCATTGCCGATGGCAAATCTAGTGTGGCAGAGTCCATGAAGGTTAAAAAACGTAAAAGAAAAATTGTCAACAATGATGTTGACATGGATAACAATCCTGATCTGCAGTTTTTCAAGAGTTTAATTCCGTATATGGCTGACTTCAGTGCAATTCAAAAACTACGAATTCGTTccaaaattcaacaaataattttaacaGAACATGTGATGTGTATTGATAGAGcataa